The proteins below come from a single Eucalyptus grandis isolate ANBG69807.140 chromosome 3, ASM1654582v1, whole genome shotgun sequence genomic window:
- the LOC120292022 gene encoding germin-like protein subfamily 3 member 3, whose protein sequence is MAIACKTADISAPEGPAGYSCKEVSAVTVNDFVFSGLGVAGNTSNLIKAAVTTAFVNQFPGLNGLGISLARLDIAPGGVIPLHTHPGGSEVLLVLQGSICARFISSSANTVYLKTLNKGDSMIFPQGLLHFQLNAGKGAALAVVSFSSPSPGLQILDFALFTNNFPSELVEATTFLDDAQVKKLKGILGGTG, encoded by the exons ATGGCAATCGCCTGC AAAACAGCAGACATCTCGGCCCCCGAGGGCCCCGCGGGCTACTCCTGCAAGGAGGTCTCAGCAGTTACCGTGAATGACTTTGTCTTCTCAGGCCTCGGCGTGGCTGGGAACACCTCTAACCTCATCAAGGCTGCGGTGACCACGGCATTTGTAAACCAGTTCCCTGGCCTGAATGGGCTCGGCATCTCCCTGGCCCGCTTGGACATAGCCCCTGGTGGGGTCATTCCATTGCACACGCACCCAGGTGGCTCGGAGGTCCTCCTTGTCCTTCAAGGGTCGATTTGTGCCAGGTTCATTTCATCATCAGCGAACACCGTCTACTTGAAGACCCTCAACAAAGGGGATAGCATGATTTTCCCTCAGGGGCTATTGCACTTCCAATTGAATGCTGGTAAAGGTGCAGCACTTGCCGTAGTCAGCTTCAGCAGTCCGAGCCCTGGGCTTCAAATCTTGGACTTTGCTCTGTTCACTAATAATTTTCCTTCTGAGTTGGTGGAGGCCACCACTTTCCTTGATGATGCTCAGGTCAAGAAGCTCAAGGGCATTCTTGGTGGCACTGGCTAA